The following proteins are co-located in the Terriglobales bacterium genome:
- a CDS encoding group 1 truncated hemoglobin: MRKISLLLCLTLVAGLVSLPASAAVPQAEKAKKSLYQRLGGYDAIAAVTDDFIGRLASDPKEGRFFVGLSTDSKKRTRQHIVDFLCSATGGPCIYTGRDMTTAHTGLGITEEDWTISVKHLTDTLNKFKVPPAEQTDVINAIAPLKSQIVGK; encoded by the coding sequence ATGAGAAAGATTTCGCTATTGCTGTGCCTGACGCTGGTGGCTGGGCTCGTCTCGCTGCCCGCGTCGGCTGCTGTCCCGCAGGCCGAAAAGGCAAAGAAGTCGCTTTATCAGCGGCTCGGCGGCTACGACGCTATCGCCGCCGTGACCGACGACTTCATCGGCCGGCTCGCTTCCGATCCGAAGGAGGGACGGTTCTTCGTCGGACTGAGCACCGACTCGAAAAAGCGCACCCGCCAGCACATCGTCGATTTCCTGTGTTCGGCCACTGGCGGCCCGTGCATCTACACGGGACGCGACATGACCACGGCGCACACCGGCCTCGGCATCACCGAGGAAGACTGGACCATCAGCGTAAAGCACCTCACCGACACGCTGAACAAGTTCAAGGTGCCGCCGGCGGAGCAGACCGATGTCATCAACGCCATCGCGCCGCTGAAGAGCCAGATTGTCGGGAAATAG
- a CDS encoding acyl-CoA dehydrogenase has protein sequence MTEATLQKPQSPAPLVALTDDEVLFRDNIRQFAEESIRPHVREMDEKGVFHPDLIRQFFQLGIMGIEIPEQYGGGAGTFFEAVLAVEEISRVDASAGVIVDVQNTLVNNALLRWGSEDQKKRYLPRMATELVGAYALSEAGSGSDAFALQTRAELKGGDYVLNGRKLWITNAKEAGLFVLLATVDPAAGYKGITAFLVEKEFSGFSVGKKEDKLGIRASSTCELILEDCRVPKANVLGEVGKGYKIAIETLNEGRIGIGAQMCGLARGAWEHAARYAQERKQFGKPIAEFQGVQFQLAQAATELEAARMMVYNAARMKDAGMNFVKEAAMTKLFASQVAERVTSLAVEIYGGYGFTKDYPVEKYWRDSKIGKIYEGTSNMQLATIAKLVLGR, from the coding sequence ATGACGGAAGCAACCTTGCAGAAGCCACAATCGCCGGCGCCGCTGGTGGCGCTCACTGACGATGAAGTCCTGTTCCGCGACAACATCCGCCAGTTTGCCGAGGAGAGCATTCGCCCGCACGTCCGCGAAATGGACGAAAAGGGCGTCTTCCATCCCGACCTGATCCGCCAGTTTTTCCAGCTCGGCATTATGGGCATCGAGATCCCCGAGCAGTACGGCGGCGGTGCGGGCACATTCTTCGAGGCCGTGCTGGCGGTGGAAGAGATCTCGCGCGTGGACGCCTCCGCCGGCGTCATCGTTGACGTGCAGAACACGCTCGTGAACAACGCGCTGCTGCGCTGGGGCAGCGAAGATCAGAAGAAGCGTTACCTGCCGCGCATGGCGACCGAACTGGTGGGCGCCTACGCGCTCAGCGAAGCGGGCTCCGGCTCCGACGCATTTGCGCTGCAGACGCGCGCGGAACTCAAGGGGGGCGACTACGTCCTGAACGGCCGCAAGCTGTGGATCACCAACGCCAAAGAAGCGGGCCTGTTCGTCCTGCTAGCCACGGTTGATCCGGCAGCGGGATACAAGGGCATCACCGCCTTTCTGGTGGAAAAGGAATTTTCCGGCTTCAGCGTGGGCAAGAAGGAAGACAAGCTCGGCATTCGCGCCTCATCCACCTGCGAACTGATTCTGGAAGACTGCCGCGTGCCGAAAGCCAATGTGCTCGGCGAAGTGGGCAAGGGATACAAGATCGCCATCGAAACCCTGAACGAGGGACGCATCGGCATTGGTGCGCAGATGTGCGGCCTGGCGCGCGGCGCCTGGGAGCACGCGGCGCGCTATGCGCAAGAGCGCAAGCAGTTCGGCAAGCCGATTGCCGAGTTCCAGGGCGTGCAGTTCCAGCTGGCGCAAGCCGCGACCGAGCTCGAAGCCGCGCGCATGATGGTTTACAACGCGGCGCGCATGAAGGATGCCGGAATGAACTTCGTCAAAGAAGCGGCCATGACCAAGCTGTTCGCCTCGCAAGTGGCCGAGCGCGTTACTTCGCTGGCGGTGGAAATCTACGGCGGCTATGGATTCACCAAGGATTATCCAGTGGAAAAATATTGGCGCGATTCCAAGATCGGGAAAATCTACGAAGGCACCTCGAACATGCAGCTGGCTACCATCGCCAAACTGGTGTTGGGACGTTAG
- a CDS encoding N-acetylmuramoyl-L-alanine amidase, which yields MLRRAASAGVCAALLLAGFTPAGAVSVARKKQIARTQFEQAERMREALNGRPIKERTQAQYQKVIDAYRRVYYVAPTSNRADASVLAVAELLAEQGRHFDDDKLLKSAIGQYEFLRREYPGSKHRVSALFAEAEVYQNDLGDNAKARSTYEEFLKRYPGSALAGDARQAIAHMDADAKKAAAKKPAKAADAKEARASAKKPAETREARAEPAPEKPAEKTKPETQAKTASAANAEERAAGKLPLVTGIRHWSTPDYTRVAIDLEQELKYDAGRVPGPDRIFFDLHGSKLAPGLKGKVFDIEDGFLHKVRVAQYQPSETRIVLEVDDVAEYSAFLLPNPYRLIVDVHGKKETAAKKGAPAPAPAQPQSAQPTTARANDQPEKTNGAAASEPVVKVTEKKTEPAPRPAKATETARVVRPTETKPAETKAASETRPASSKPGKVVETAIAKEPPAKESVAREVEERAAEAADDTPAAVTTAGMTPIQKKMALAREADFKRDNARRKKAALATHEARPTAGGDRSLIRALGLKIGRIVVDAGHGGHDTGTIGPQGLEEKDLVLDVALRLGHLLERAMGADVVYTRDDDTFIPLETRTAIANREQADLFISVHANSSQDDSARGVETYYLNFSSSPEALEVAARENAVSEKSIHELQDLVKKIAMKEKIEESREFAAEVQKSLAGGLSMRGSSMRDRGVKKAPFIVLIGANMPSILAEISFLSNPGDERRLLTAEYRQKIAESLYRGIARYVGGLSGVKVASRDTRATGQ from the coding sequence TTGCTCAGGCGGGCCGCCAGTGCGGGTGTGTGCGCCGCGCTGCTGCTGGCCGGCTTCACGCCGGCCGGCGCGGTAAGCGTGGCGCGCAAGAAGCAGATCGCGCGCACGCAGTTCGAGCAGGCCGAGCGCATGCGCGAGGCGCTGAACGGACGTCCCATCAAGGAGCGCACGCAGGCGCAATATCAGAAGGTCATCGATGCCTATCGGCGCGTCTACTACGTTGCGCCGACGTCGAATCGCGCCGATGCGAGCGTCCTGGCCGTGGCCGAACTTCTGGCCGAGCAAGGACGCCACTTCGATGACGACAAGCTGCTGAAGTCTGCCATCGGGCAGTACGAGTTCCTGCGGCGCGAATATCCCGGCAGCAAGCACCGTGTCAGCGCCCTGTTTGCCGAGGCCGAGGTCTACCAGAACGACCTCGGCGACAACGCCAAGGCGAGGAGCACGTACGAAGAGTTCCTCAAGCGCTATCCGGGAAGCGCGCTGGCGGGCGACGCGCGCCAGGCCATCGCGCACATGGACGCCGACGCGAAGAAGGCGGCGGCGAAGAAGCCGGCGAAGGCCGCGGACGCGAAGGAAGCCCGCGCCTCGGCGAAGAAGCCGGCGGAAACAAGAGAAGCCCGCGCCGAGCCGGCGCCGGAGAAGCCGGCCGAGAAAACGAAGCCTGAGACGCAAGCGAAGACCGCGAGCGCCGCCAATGCCGAAGAAAGGGCCGCCGGCAAGCTGCCGCTGGTGACCGGCATCCGGCACTGGTCCACGCCCGACTACACGCGCGTCGCGATTGACCTGGAGCAGGAACTGAAGTACGACGCCGGTCGCGTCCCGGGACCCGACCGCATCTTCTTTGACCTGCACGGCAGCAAGCTCGCGCCCGGGTTGAAGGGCAAAGTCTTCGACATCGAAGACGGGTTCCTGCACAAGGTCCGCGTGGCGCAGTACCAGCCGAGCGAAACACGAATCGTGCTGGAAGTGGACGATGTGGCCGAGTACTCGGCCTTCCTGCTGCCGAATCCCTATCGGCTGATCGTTGACGTGCACGGCAAGAAGGAGACGGCTGCCAAGAAGGGCGCGCCCGCGCCGGCGCCCGCTCAGCCGCAGAGCGCGCAACCCACGACGGCGCGAGCCAACGACCAGCCTGAGAAGACGAACGGTGCTGCAGCGTCGGAACCCGTCGTGAAGGTGACTGAGAAGAAGACGGAGCCCGCGCCGCGTCCAGCGAAGGCCACCGAGACTGCACGCGTGGTTCGACCGACTGAAACCAAACCGGCAGAGACGAAGGCAGCGTCGGAAACAAGGCCTGCCTCGTCAAAGCCGGGCAAAGTGGTGGAAACCGCGATCGCGAAGGAGCCGCCGGCCAAGGAATCCGTCGCCCGGGAAGTGGAAGAACGCGCAGCCGAAGCCGCGGACGACACGCCCGCCGCCGTGACCACCGCCGGCATGACGCCGATCCAAAAGAAGATGGCGCTGGCGCGCGAAGCCGACTTCAAGCGCGACAACGCGCGGCGCAAGAAAGCGGCGCTGGCGACGCACGAAGCACGTCCCACGGCGGGTGGCGACCGCTCGCTGATTCGCGCGCTCGGGCTCAAGATCGGCCGCATTGTGGTTGACGCCGGCCATGGCGGCCACGACACCGGCACGATCGGCCCGCAGGGTCTGGAAGAAAAAGACCTGGTGCTCGACGTCGCGCTGCGCCTCGGCCATCTGCTGGAAAGAGCCATGGGCGCCGACGTGGTTTACACGCGCGACGACGACACCTTCATTCCACTCGAGACGCGGACCGCCATCGCCAACCGCGAGCAGGCCGACCTGTTCATCTCGGTGCACGCCAACAGCAGCCAGGACGACTCGGCGCGCGGCGTAGAGACCTATTACCTGAACTTCAGCTCTTCCCCCGAGGCGCTGGAGGTGGCGGCGCGCGAAAACGCCGTTTCGGAAAAGTCCATCCACGAGCTGCAGGACCTGGTGAAGAAGATCGCGATGAAGGAGAAGATCGAAGAATCGCGCGAGTTTGCCGCCGAGGTTCAGAAGTCGCTGGCCGGCGGACTCAGCATGCGCGGCTCCAGCATGCGCGATCGCGGCGTGAAGAAGGCGCCGTTCATCGTCCTGATCGGCGCGAACATGCCCAGCATTCTGGCCGAGATCAGCTTCCTGTCGAACCCCGGCGATGAGCGCCGCCTGCTCACAGCTGAGTACCGCCAGAAGATCGCCGAGTCGCTTTATCGCGGCATCGCCCGGTACGTCGGCGGCCTGAGCGGCGTGAAAGTGGCGTCGCGGGATACGCGCGCGACCGGGCAGTAG
- a CDS encoding DUF2490 domain-containing protein: MPKSSIRFVLFAATLALCLPAAAQKHDDTQLWPEVQVTWALPHHWSLMGAAGYRADDNLSHLFQRYINAGGGYAPSRYLNLAGFYRLDSQRPAQGHHTLEKRWTLDAIPHLPIGRKWGLSDRNRIEWRWLNGALSERFRNMPRVEREFSLDGHKLTPYLAGEFFYDTRFHLWNRSRFYAGNQFGVNRHFTLDTYYMRQFDARSLPRHINVVYTGVKLRF; encoded by the coding sequence TTGCCAAAATCTTCCATTCGCTTCGTCCTGTTCGCGGCCACGCTCGCGCTGTGTCTGCCCGCGGCCGCGCAGAAGCACGACGACACTCAGCTCTGGCCGGAGGTGCAGGTTACCTGGGCGCTCCCGCACCATTGGAGTCTGATGGGCGCCGCCGGCTATCGCGCCGACGACAATCTGTCCCACCTCTTCCAGCGCTACATCAACGCGGGCGGTGGGTACGCGCCCAGCCGATATCTGAACCTGGCCGGCTTCTACCGGCTCGATTCGCAACGGCCCGCGCAGGGGCATCACACTCTGGAGAAACGCTGGACGCTGGACGCAATCCCGCACCTGCCCATCGGACGCAAGTGGGGCCTGAGCGATCGCAACCGGATCGAGTGGCGATGGCTGAATGGCGCGCTTTCCGAACGCTTCCGCAACATGCCGCGCGTGGAGCGCGAGTTCTCGCTCGACGGCCACAAGCTAACGCCCTACCTCGCCGGTGAGTTCTTCTACGACACGCGCTTCCACCTGTGGAACCGCAGCCGGTTCTACGCCGGCAACCAGTTCGGCGTGAATCGTCACTTCACGCTCGACACCTACTACATGCGCCAATTCGACGCGCGCTCGCTGCCGCGGCATATCAACGTGGTGTACACGGGCGTGAAACTGCGTTTTTAA
- a CDS encoding DUF6599 family protein gives MACFSRMIFGVLLALFGAAATLSAQNPAPNSVQLVGPEAARSKPKGKSSSLLPVDFAGWQKSADAHASKDPLEADAVDPAALREYGFTDFERATYTRDGSKIEVRAARFADAGGAYGAFTLYKSPEMVIERIGDQGASATDRVLFYRGNILVDAHLEHVTAMSAADLRTLATELPEAVGTQRNLPALPTYLPQQGYVKNSAKYVVGPAALAHVESPLPASAVDFGRGAELTLGEYTTSSGTADLVLISYPTPQIAGDRLRALEAMIAESQKSPAAPMQAVRRSGPIVAYVSGAISAAEAKSLLAAVNYDANVTWNEPTFLSKRDNIGNLVVAALVLCGIIMLLALAAGVAFGGLRILMKRLYPDRVFDRSRDVEIIRLKLGE, from the coding sequence ATGGCCTGTTTCTCCCGGATGATTTTCGGCGTTCTGCTGGCGCTTTTTGGCGCCGCGGCGACCCTTTCCGCGCAGAATCCCGCGCCAAACTCAGTGCAGCTGGTGGGACCGGAAGCGGCCCGGTCGAAGCCTAAGGGGAAGTCGTCGTCGCTGCTGCCGGTTGACTTCGCCGGCTGGCAGAAGTCCGCCGACGCGCACGCCAGCAAAGATCCGCTCGAGGCCGACGCCGTGGATCCCGCCGCGCTGCGCGAGTACGGCTTCACCGATTTTGAGCGGGCCACCTACACCCGCGATGGCAGCAAGATTGAAGTTCGCGCGGCGCGCTTTGCCGACGCCGGCGGCGCCTACGGCGCGTTCACGCTCTACAAGAGCCCGGAAATGGTGATCGAAAGGATCGGCGACCAGGGCGCGTCGGCCACGGACCGCGTGCTCTTCTACCGCGGCAACATCCTGGTGGACGCGCACCTGGAGCACGTCACCGCCATGTCGGCCGCCGACCTGCGCACGCTCGCCACCGAACTTCCCGAAGCCGTCGGTACTCAGCGTAATCTGCCTGCCCTGCCGACCTACTTGCCGCAGCAGGGCTATGTGAAAAACTCGGCCAAGTACGTGGTCGGGCCGGCGGCGCTCGCGCACGTCGAATCGCCGCTGCCGGCCAGTGCGGTGGATTTCGGACGCGGCGCGGAACTCACGCTGGGCGAGTACACGACTTCGAGCGGCACGGCGGACCTGGTGCTCATCTCGTATCCCACACCGCAGATCGCCGGCGACCGCTTGCGCGCGCTCGAAGCCATGATCGCCGAATCGCAGAAGTCGCCGGCCGCGCCGATGCAGGCGGTGCGCCGCTCCGGTCCGATCGTCGCTTACGTCAGCGGCGCTATCTCGGCGGCGGAGGCGAAGTCGCTGCTCGCGGCGGTGAACTACGACGCGAACGTCACCTGGAACGAGCCCACGTTTCTCAGCAAGCGCGACAACATCGGCAATCTCGTCGTCGCGGCGCTGGTGCTGTGCGGCATCATCATGCTGCTGGCGCTGGCGGCGGGCGTCGCCTTCGGCGGGCTGCGCATCCTGATGAAGCGCCTCTATCCAGACCGCGTTTTTGACCGCTCGCGCGACGTGGAGATCATTCGATTGAAACTGGGCGAATGA
- a CDS encoding PilZ domain-containing protein has translation MAAAAERPLRSYGRTSTHHDLSIIYEGRTEEIPTRVPDVGPRGMFINTSRSFPEGAVLKVQFRLTRSGYLVNARAEVRYCLPDVGIGVEFVEISEEAQRAIEYELDAARRP, from the coding sequence ATGGCAGCTGCCGCCGAGCGTCCGCTGCGGTCTTATGGACGCACCAGCACCCACCACGACCTCAGCATCATCTACGAGGGCCGGACCGAAGAAATTCCTACCCGCGTTCCCGACGTTGGCCCGCGCGGCATGTTCATCAACACCTCGCGCAGCTTTCCCGAGGGCGCGGTGCTGAAAGTGCAGTTCCGGCTTACCCGCAGCGGCTACCTGGTGAACGCCCGCGCCGAAGTGCGGTACTGCCTCCCCGACGTCGGTATCGGCGTTGAGTTCGTGGAAATCTCGGAAGAGGCGCAGCGCGCCATCGAGTACGAACTCGACGCGGCGCGGCGGCCGTGA
- a CDS encoding ATPase, T2SS/T4P/T4SS family, translating to MGRKRIGDVLRERKRISAEALDEALQEQAKTATLLGELLLARGLVAKEDVISALEEVGRFRYVDARFATVEKAVLELIPRSAAEKYTILPVTKEGKRIVAIMAEPQNLRVLDELRFLIGMEVSPRLGFASEIKEAIERCYGELEGPPQEPVNLPFIDQVDVSDLQFFTTSSSERSKAAMEEFEAELRNEKTPAVRLVSAILFSASAKKASDIHIEPQAMGTVVRIRVDGVLRELTHVPAEMTTSLISRIKILCDMDIAERRQPQDGRFLVQIGNSQLDMRVSTLPTHYGEKVAIRLLDPEKSRVGFQQLGLNQDMADTLISLLKAPQGMVLVTGPTGSGKSTTLYSALNLLHSPSVNIITVEDPIEYKIEDINQVQINTKAGLTFASTLRSMLRQDPNIIMVGEIRDQETAEIALQAAQTGHLVLSTLHTNDAVSAVTRLLDLNVPGFLVGASVTGIIAQRLVRKLCKCRDEAPMNDEYASRLLAAGIVDFENRMYLPTGCPECDNSGYKGRVGIYELLVFDEQIRAVVRSNFKDEEVRNLARSGGMKLMQEDALDKVSHGITTLEEVMRTVPFEQGIVSRCRNCGKALAPAFLFCPYCGAGTRHVGGGMQRQQQQPQRPASSFAQGG from the coding sequence ATGGGCCGTAAGCGCATTGGCGACGTCCTGCGGGAGCGCAAGAGGATCAGCGCAGAGGCGTTGGACGAAGCACTGCAAGAGCAGGCGAAGACCGCCACGCTGCTGGGCGAGCTGCTGCTGGCGCGCGGACTGGTCGCCAAAGAAGACGTAATTTCCGCTCTCGAAGAAGTGGGCCGCTTCCGCTACGTTGACGCCCGCTTCGCCACGGTTGAAAAGGCGGTCCTGGAATTGATTCCGCGTTCGGCCGCGGAGAAGTACACCATCCTGCCGGTCACCAAGGAAGGCAAGCGGATCGTGGCCATCATGGCCGAGCCGCAGAACCTGCGCGTGCTCGACGAACTGCGCTTCCTGATCGGCATGGAGGTTTCGCCGCGACTGGGCTTCGCCAGCGAGATCAAGGAAGCCATCGAGCGCTGCTACGGCGAGCTGGAAGGCCCGCCCCAGGAGCCGGTCAATCTGCCGTTCATCGACCAGGTGGACGTCAGCGACCTTCAGTTCTTCACCACCAGCTCGAGCGAGCGCAGCAAGGCTGCGATGGAAGAGTTCGAAGCCGAGCTGCGCAACGAAAAAACGCCGGCGGTGCGCCTGGTGTCCGCCATCCTGTTTTCCGCTTCCGCCAAGAAGGCCAGTGACATTCACATCGAGCCGCAGGCCATGGGCACGGTGGTCCGCATCCGCGTTGACGGCGTGCTGCGCGAGCTGACGCACGTTCCGGCCGAAATGACCACGTCGCTGATTTCCCGCATCAAGATTCTCTGCGACATGGACATCGCCGAGCGCCGCCAGCCGCAGGACGGCCGCTTCCTGGTGCAGATCGGCAACAGCCAGCTCGACATGCGCGTCTCCACGCTGCCGACGCACTATGGCGAAAAGGTCGCGATCCGGCTGCTCGATCCGGAAAAGAGCCGCGTCGGCTTCCAGCAACTCGGCCTCAACCAGGACATGGCCGACACGCTGATCTCGCTGCTGAAGGCGCCCCAGGGAATGGTGCTGGTCACCGGGCCGACGGGATCGGGCAAGTCCACCACGCTGTACTCGGCGCTGAACCTGCTGCACTCGCCCAGCGTCAACATCATCACGGTGGAAGATCCCATCGAGTACAAGATTGAAGACATCAACCAGGTTCAGATCAACACCAAGGCCGGGTTGACCTTTGCCAGCACCCTGCGTTCGATGTTGCGCCAGGACCCGAACATCATCATGGTGGGCGAAATCCGCGACCAGGAGACGGCGGAAATCGCGCTCCAGGCCGCACAGACCGGCCACCTGGTGCTTTCCACGCTGCACACCAACGACGCCGTTTCGGCCGTCACCCGCCTGCTCGACCTGAATGTCCCCGGCTTCCTGGTGGGCGCGTCTGTTACAGGCATCATCGCGCAGCGCCTTGTGCGCAAGCTCTGCAAGTGCCGCGACGAAGCGCCCATGAACGATGAGTACGCTTCGCGCCTGCTGGCCGCCGGCATCGTGGACTTCGAGAACAGGATGTACCTGCCCACCGGCTGCCCCGAGTGTGACAACTCCGGCTACAAGGGGCGCGTCGGCATCTACGAACTGCTGGTCTTCGACGAGCAGATACGCGCCGTGGTGCGTTCCAACTTCAAGGATGAAGAGGTCCGGAACCTGGCGCGCAGCGGCGGCATGAAGCTCATGCAGGAAGACGCGCTCGACAAGGTGAGCCACGGCATCACCACGCTGGAAGAGGTGATGCGCACGGTCCCGTTCGAGCAGGGCATCGTTTCGCGCTGCCGCAACTGCGGCAAGGCGCTGGCGCCGGCGTTCCTGTTCTGTCCGTATTGCGGCGCCGGTACGCGCCATGTGGGCGGCGGGATGCAGCGCCAGCAGCAACAGCCGCAGCGCCCCGCATCGTCGTTTGCCCAAGGAGGCTAG
- a CDS encoding maleylpyruvate isomerase N-terminal domain-containing protein — MSAPTPNPPAPIQTAHLFPKLEALLLELLESLSPDDWLRPTLAPKWTVKDVAAHLLDTELRLLSMARDGYRREQPAIASNADLVAFVNRLNAEGVAVLGRLSPAVLVSLLRAASPQLCAYVASLDPFAPAAFGVSWAGEQQSANWFDTAREYTERWHHQQQIRLATNKPGAMTRELYFPVLDCFMRALPFAYRDVPVPAGTLVQVNVSGDAGGTWYLHRAPDAWKLLASAAGTKAAEVTIPQEIAWRIFTKGIDRQSATQQMRFEGDAALGRPLLRAIAIVG, encoded by the coding sequence ATGAGCGCGCCTACACCGAACCCTCCTGCCCCAATTCAGACGGCACACCTGTTTCCCAAACTGGAAGCGCTGCTGCTGGAGCTGCTCGAGTCGCTTTCTCCCGACGACTGGCTGCGCCCCACGCTCGCGCCCAAGTGGACGGTGAAGGACGTCGCTGCCCACCTGCTCGATACCGAACTGCGGCTGCTCTCCATGGCGCGGGACGGCTATCGGCGCGAGCAGCCCGCGATCGCCAGCAATGCCGACCTGGTGGCATTCGTGAATCGGCTGAATGCGGAAGGCGTGGCCGTTCTCGGACGCCTCAGCCCGGCGGTGCTGGTCAGCTTGCTGCGGGCGGCTTCGCCGCAGTTATGCGCGTACGTGGCCTCGCTCGATCCGTTTGCGCCGGCCGCCTTCGGGGTGAGCTGGGCCGGCGAGCAGCAGTCGGCGAACTGGTTCGACACGGCGCGCGAGTACACCGAGCGCTGGCATCACCAGCAGCAGATAAGGCTGGCCACGAACAAGCCCGGCGCCATGACGCGCGAGCTTTATTTCCCCGTGCTCGATTGCTTCATGCGCGCGCTGCCCTTCGCCTATCGCGACGTGCCCGTGCCGGCGGGAACACTGGTGCAGGTGAACGTTTCCGGCGACGCCGGCGGAACCTGGTATCTGCACCGCGCTCCAGACGCATGGAAACTGCTGGCATCCGCCGCCGGAACCAAGGCAGCGGAAGTGACTATTCCGCAGGAAATCGCGTGGCGGATCTTCACCAAGGGCATCGATCGCCAATCGGCCACGCAACAGATGCGCTTCGAAGGCGACGCCGCGCTCGGGCGGCCCCTGCTTCGCGCCATCGCCATCGTGGGCTAA
- a CDS encoding tetratricopeptide repeat protein — protein sequence MNRYDRSDVLRILRITAQQLVGWEKAGLIAPCETYSFFDLLQLKKVRDLRAKRVRPAVIRASLQAMQKQVAGMENPLIEAGTFSTGSRVAFRHSGTAVEPLAGQFVMDFGSEERVVSAKVRHMRSAETVGELFARGIALEEDPAGQQEAIASYKRVLEMDPQHAAAHINLGTLYYNRQDYNLAERHYRAAVEVDPRYALGYFDLGNVLDETGRVEEAIKSYRAALALAPTYADAHYNLALAYEKSREPRKALTHWRAYVRLDTSGPWATHARNQIQKILAAEGLKVVFRKK from the coding sequence GTGAACCGATACGATCGATCCGACGTCCTGCGGATTCTGCGCATCACGGCGCAGCAACTGGTGGGATGGGAAAAAGCCGGCCTGATCGCCCCCTGCGAAACCTATTCCTTTTTTGATCTGCTGCAATTAAAGAAAGTCCGCGACCTGCGCGCCAAGCGGGTGCGTCCGGCGGTGATTCGCGCCTCGCTCCAGGCGATGCAGAAGCAGGTCGCCGGCATGGAGAACCCGCTCATCGAGGCGGGAACGTTCTCCACCGGCTCGCGCGTGGCCTTCCGCCACTCCGGTACGGCGGTGGAACCCCTCGCCGGGCAGTTCGTGATGGACTTCGGCAGTGAAGAGCGCGTGGTTTCCGCGAAAGTGCGGCACATGCGCTCGGCCGAAACCGTGGGCGAGCTCTTTGCCCGCGGCATTGCCCTGGAGGAAGACCCGGCCGGACAACAGGAAGCCATCGCCAGCTACAAGCGCGTGCTCGAAATGGATCCGCAGCACGCCGCGGCGCACATCAACCTGGGCACGCTCTACTACAACCGCCAGGACTACAACCTGGCGGAGCGCCACTATCGCGCCGCCGTCGAAGTTGATCCGCGCTACGCCCTGGGCTACTTCGATCTGGGCAATGTGCTCGACGAAACCGGCCGCGTGGAAGAGGCCATCAAGTCCTATCGAGCGGCGCTGGCCCTGGCGCCTACCTATGCCGACGCGCACTACAACCTTGCGCTCGCCTACGAAAAGAGCAGGGAACCGCGCAAGGCGCTCACCCACTGGCGCGCGTACGTTCGGCTTGACACCTCCGGCCCCTGGGCCACCCACGCCCGCAACCAGATCCAGAAGATCCTGGCGGCCGAGGGCCTGAAGGTCGTCTTTCGCAAGAAGTAG